DNA sequence from the Gemmatimonadota bacterium genome:
TCGGGGTCAGTGGCGGCCATCCGGCTCCTCGATCTTCTGGACCGAACGGCTGCCCTCGATCTGGAGTGGATCGGCGCCGAGCGGTTCGACAGAGCCAAGGCGCTGTTGCGGAAGTACCACGACCAGGCGTTCTCGTTCACCGACTGCACCAGCTTCGCCGTGATGCGCGAGCCGCGTATGACCGAGGTGATCACGACGGATGACCATTTCCGCATAATGGGCTTTCGCCCCCTTCCGGACCGCTCTCGTCCACGGGGCCAAAATGCCTCGGCTGGCGGGTGACCGCGCGCTTCTCCATTTTCTTCGCCGCAGGCTCATCGCAACGCGGCGGCGGACCGCCTGATGCGCTGCCGAGCGGCAGGGCGTCAGCCGACCCGACGTCGCGCCCCATGAGCATTCCAGCAGCTCCCGAGTCACATCGCCCGCGACGAAATCCCTGGAAGGCCCTGAAGGATGTCGACCAGCGCGACGTGCGCCTGCTAGGCAAGCAGCTCGGGGTTTCATTTGCCTGGGGGCTCGGCGTATCGCTGCTGGGCGCGGCGCTGTTCGGCAATGCCATCGCCGCGATCACAGGGTTCGCCATCGGCGCCGTCCTGGGCTGGTATGCCGTCGAGCTGCCCGGCCGGCTGTTCCACAAGATCTACATGCCCAGCGGCGATACCACGCCGGCGCCAGCCGAGTACTCGTACGCGGAATCGCTGGCCCGGCGAGGCCTTTACGACGCCGCCATGGCGGCGTATCGGAGGGATTCTGAGGAGAACCCGGAGGATCCGGAGCCGTACCTGCGCATTGCGCGACTGCTGCGCGACAAGCTCGGCAATTACGAGGAGGCGCTGACCTGGTTCCGTAGGGGGCGGAACGAAACGCAGATCGACCCGGGACGCGAGATGCTGGTCGGCCGCGAGATCGTCGAGATCTATCTAACCAGGCTGAACCAGCCCGGCCGCGCCGCGCCCGAGCTGGCGCGCCTGGCGGAAAAGTTCCGGGGCACCTCTACGGGCGAGTGGGCGCGCAAAGAACTCCGGAAGGTGAAAGTGCGCCTGCGCGAGGAGCTGTAGTCCGCACCCGCACGCGCACCCGCACGGCACCCGCACCGCACGCGACAAACGCCACCTACGGCGGCCTGGACTGGACGCCGGACGGGAAGGCGATTGTCTCCGGCGCGCTCGCCGACGGCCGCATGCAGCTCAATGGATCCCCTCGCGGGCCGCTCCCGCCCAGCCAGCTACAGCATCGTCCTGCAGGGGTCGTCGCGTTCCTCCCGCCGGTCCAGCCGCTCGGCATACGTTTCGAGCACGGCGCCCTTCTCCGCTTCCGGCCAGCCGAACCAGGCGCGAAACGCATGGTAGGCCGGCGAGTGGGGGAGCGGGTACTGGTCGAAGACATCACGCCACCCGCGAAACAGGCGGAACGTTTCCAGTTCAGGTACAATGCCGAAGTCCCACGCCGCGCACGTCCGGTGAATGTAATCGGCGCGCTCGCCGGCGTCGCGGAACCGATCGGGAGGGATATCGAGATCAGGATAGACGCTGTGGTCGATGTACATCGCTTTGTCGCTCCACCTACACGTCATGGTCGGGATCGGCGGGGACCCGGAGCAGGGTTCGCCGGATCCACGCTCGGGCGCGGCGCGCGGCGGCGCGCTCCCCTGCATCCGCGATGGCGGCGAGCGGCCGGCGCTGCCCCAGCGCTTGCAGATGTCGCAACGCCTGCGCCCTTGCCTGGTCGAGGTCGATACCGGGATTCTTTCGCGCCCACCAGTCCCAGCACTGCTCGAGGGATACGATCCCGCGCGTGACGAGCTCCATGATGTCCACGAAGTCTCGCGGCGCACCCCGCTGCACGAGCGCGTTCATCTTGCTGCCCACGTTGTCCGCCAGGCTCTCGACGAGCACCGGCTCCCACGCGCTCTTCCGCGGCGGCTCCAGTTCAAGCGAGCGCACGGCGATCTGGAAGCTGAAGATCTTGCGCCGCTCATCCGCCAGCTCGAAGGAAAGGGTCTCGCCCCACTCGCGCTGGGCGAACCTCAGGCCGTGGCGGTCGGCCACTGCGCGCATCACGCGCTGAATACAGGCAACCGCCCCTTCCGTTCTTCCCGTCCTCCACCACGCGTCGAGATCGTGCGTGGCTCGATAGTCCAGGTATTGCTTGAGCGCAAAATAGCCGCCCAGGATGATGTCCCCTGCTTCCGGACACTCCCTGAGTGAACTCAGGATCTCCTCCGCAAGCGGGTAGAAAGGCTGAGCGCCATCCCGTGGCTGCTCGCTCATCGGAACCCTCCCGGCTTGCAAACCCGGGCCTCCCAACCGCTGACCGCCACCGGCGCCAACTGGCGCCGGCTACTCCTTCTGTACCACCAGCAACAGGGCACGTCGTTTCGCGCGTACGCAATAGACCGAGAACCCCCCGCCGGTCCAGCCAAAACATGACGGAAGCCGCGTGCCTCCGCCAGTCGGGTCCTCCAGATCGCGTGGGCATCGGTGCGACGCGACCGGCTCGAGTGCACCGTCCAGCGCCGCGTGCTCCGCCAGTTCGTACGCCGCGGCCTTCTCGAGGACTACGTCGCCCAGGACATGCTCACCTGGCAAGCCGCCGGGGGCTTCAGCATCGATGCCTCCGTGCGCGTCGAGGGCAGCGACCGTGCCGGCCGAGAGCGGCTCCTGCGCTACTGCGCCCGCCCTTCGCCCTCGAGCGCCTCGACGTCCAAGAGCTCGCTAAGGCACCAAAGGGAGCATTGCCCTTCCGTTCTTGATAAGGCGATCGTACCTTTCCGGGTCAGCCTGACATGCACGCGGACGCAACCGTGCCAAAGCTCAGTGAGTTCTTCGGAGTCGCGATCTACATGTACTGGGGAGACCACGGCACGCCGCATTTCCATGCGAGGTATGCCGGGGAAAAGGCCAGTATTGCGATCGAGGATCTCTCCGTCCTCGCGGGCAACTTGTCGCCCCGGGCGCTGGGTCTTGTAGTTGAATGGGCCGCTCTCCACCAGGATGAGCTGCGCCTCGCTTGGCGAAGGGCCATGAACAACGAGCCGGTTGGCAAGATCGAGCCCCTCACATAGGAGGTGCTAACATGCTGTACGACATCGTTGAAGTGGAGGCTCGAGCGGACTTCAAAGTCTGGATACGTTTCGAGGACGGCCTTGAAGGCGTGGCTGACCTCTCGGATCTCGCTGGCCGAGGCGTCTTCAAGCGGTGGACTGACGATCCGTCAGAGTTCTCTCGCGTAGCCGTAGACCCTGAGAGCGGAACGATAGTGTGGCCGGGCGGCCTCGACGTCGCACCCGACGGGCTGTATGGCGACATTGCTCGTCAGGCGGGCAGGCACGCGGCCGGATCGAAGGCATAGCCCTTCGCCCTTGGCCCGCGCGAAACGCGGCGATGCATGGCCGTGCCCCGGCAGCGGGCGCAGCCTGGCGCATGCCCACCACCGCGACCCGGCCCCTTCGTACTCCACGCGCCCATGCGAACCCTCGTCCACCTGTCCCAACTCGCCCGGCCAGTGAGGCCGGCTCCGGCCCCGTCTACCGCCCCCGCAATCCAACCGCCACGCCTCTCTACCCGATCGTCCAGCACCACCTCGAAACCTTCCTCGCCCGCGCGGCCGAGGCCGATCCCTTGGGCGACGGCGTGCCCTTCTGGGTCGAGAACGACTTCCGCGCCTACCTGCGCTGCGGTCTCCTCGCCCACGGCTTCGCCCGCGCCCGCTGCGACGGCTGTGGGATCGAGCGCCTCGTCGCCTTGGCATGCTATAATAGTCTCAGCCTGGGAGATCCGTCAGCTGCCCTAGGAGGTGGGTCTCGAGGTCGTCAAGACCGAGAACCTGTACGACTTCGACGGCGAGGCAGGCTGCTACTCGCGGGGGCAGGGGCAGTAGCGGGGCCGGAACAGCGTGCGGGCGCGGGCGCCGACACCCGGTGCCGCACCCCCCGCTACGGAACGGTCCGGACAGTGTCGTCTGGTCCTCGATATACCTCGATATCCGAACCCACGATCCGGCTGGTCAGAGTGACCGCGCCGTCGTGGATGAGCTCCAACGTCCACACGTAGTCGGAGTGTCCGCGGAAATCGTCGGGGTGCGGCTCTTCTGGAACGATTCGCTTTGCCTTATACGGCATAGACTTACGCGCTTGGGACTGCGGCCTAACGTATCGATTCCGCCCACGTATGCTTCCGTAGACCGGTAAGTGCTCTGTTGGACGACCAGTCAGAGGCTCCGACCGGTCGCTGCCGGTACCCGCGAGACGCACGTGACTATCACGTAAGCGGCGCCATACCAATGCCTTGTGGTGCGATGCGAACTCGGTTAGCCGCGTCGTTACGCGTCGTTCAAAAAGAGCCGCACCCAAATCGTCGTCGGGTTGACACGCCTCGCCTTTCGGGATAGAATTACCAACGAATATGAGTATTAGCTGGTTACTCTATCCATGAGAGAAAGGCCCAAGTTCAAGAAGCAGAACGATCCGTCCTTCCCCCTCGACACAGGCGGCCGCGACGCCCAGGTGACCGGGCGGTGATGCCCCCTCGTAGTTTCCGGGCGCGAGGCGGCAGTTCGCCGTACCAGCACACGCTACAATCCTGTTTCATGTCTCACGGAGGACCTAGATGGCCGGCCGATCGTCGACGCCCAGGCGCAGCGCCCTCGTCGCTCTCTTCATTTCCACCTGCTTGGTGAGCTTCGCCACCTGTTCGGGCGGCGACGACGGCACGGGGCCGGGCGGCGGCAGCACGCGGCCGGCCGCGGTCGCGAAGGTGAGCGGCGATGGCCAGAGCGGCACGGTGGGCGCGGCGCTGGCGTCCGAGCTCGTCGCCCGCGTCACGAATTCGGCTGGCGCTGCGCTGAGCGGCGTGAGCTTGAGCTGGGCGGTGACGGCCGGCGGCGGCTCGGTCGCGCCGAGCTCGTCGACGACCGATGCTTCCGGTCAGGCGCGCACCACCTGGACACTGGGGACGACGGCGGGCGCGAACACGGCCACGGCGACGGTCGGCTCACTCACCCCGGCCGCCTTCACGGCCACGGGCGCGGCGGATGCCGCAGCGTCCGTCCGCCTTAACCCGGACAGCCTCCGCTTCACGGCGGTCGGCGACACCAGCCGGCTGAGCGCCAGCGCTCAGGACCGCTTCGGCAACGCCGTCACGGGTGCGAGCTTCATCTGGACGTCACTCGACACGACCATCGCGACCGTGGACGCCACCGGCCTGGTTCGGGCGCGCGCAAACGGCGCTGGCAGCGTCGTCGCCACGACGGCGGGCAAGGCTGACACCGCGCGCGTGCGGGTCGCACAGGTCGCGACGACGGTGATCATCACGCCTGACGCCGACACGATCAACGCCATCGGCGACACCATCGTGCTTGCCGCCGCCGCGCGCGACCGCACCGGCAACGCGATCGCGAGCGCGGGCATCTCGTGGAGCAGTCTGGACACCGCGGTCGCTTCCGTCACCTCGATCGGCCGCGTGATCTCGCGCACCGCCGGTACGGCCCGCATTCGCGCCGCGGCCGATGCCGCCGCCGATACGGCCAGCATCCTGTCCCGCCAGATCGTCGCGAGCGTGAGCGTCAGCCCGAGCGCGCCCACGATCGAGATCGGCGACACGACGCGGCTGACTGCGACGGCGTCCGACTCGAACGGCGTCGCCAAGACCAACGCCAGCATCAGCTGGAGCAGTTCGGCCTCGACCGTGGCCAGCGTCAGCACGACCGGCCTGGTCACGGGTGTGGCGGCCGGCTCAGCGAACATCATCGCCACGAGCGAGGGGAAGAGCGACACGGCAGCGGTGACGGTGCAGAGCCGCGCGCCCTCCGTCGCCAAGTTCTTCGCATCCTACGCATTCGTCGATGCGGGGCAGGCCACCACTTTCGGCTGGTCGGTGTCCGACCCGGATGGCGACGCGGTGAGCTGCACGCTCGACGCGAATGGTGATGGCGCGACCGACTACACGATCAGCAACTGCATCTCCACGGTCTCACAGCGGCACACCTTCCCCTCCAGCGGCACGTTTGCCGCGCGGCTGACCGCCACGGACGCGCACGGGCGCACCAGTTCATCGACCCTGTCCATCACCGTCGGTGCGCGCACCAGCTTCGTCACGGGGCAGAATGCCGACCTGATGCTCTCCGGCATCGACTTCAACAACACGGGCGGCTCACTGCTGTTCAACCACACGGCGGGTATTGCGACCGACGGCACGCGGCTGTACCTGGCCGACCGCAACAACAACCGCGTGCTGGTCTGGACCACCCTGCCCACGGGCAATACCGCGCCCAATCTCGTGCTCGGCCAGCCGGACTTCACGAGCAACAACCCGGGCGTTGGCCGGAACCAGATGAACTGGCCCGTGCAGGTCTCGACGGACGGCACGCGCGTCGTGGTCGCCGACGCCTACAACGACCGGCTGCTGATCTGGAACTCGCCGCCTACGCAGAACGGCCAGGCGGCCGACGTGGTCGTCTCGGGTGACCTGCGCTGGCCCTGGGGCGTGTGGACCAACGGCACCAAGCTGGTCGCGACCAGCACCAGAGACGGCCGGACCTACATCTGGAACAGCTTCCCCACCGCGGACAATGCGGCAGCTAGCCTCACCCTGACCGGCGATTTCGGCACGCCGCGCACGATCACGAGCAACGGCACAGCGCTGATCATTGGCGACCACAACCCGCGGGTCTCGAATCAGCAGGGCAACTTCTTCTGGAATACGTTCCCCACCACGGACAACCAGGCCTACAGCTTTTTCCGCAACTCGCCCTTCGACCCGAACGCCGCGTGGATGCAGGGCGACATCACACCGGCGGGCAAGCTGATCCTGCTGGGCCGCCACCTGCACATCTGGAACAGCGTCCCCACCAGCGCGGCCACGAACCCGGACCTGACCGTCAGCTACGAGTTCAAGACCGGCGACGGCTCGCACGCGGCCCACACCAACGGCAAGTTGTTCCTGTCCGTGGCGAACGGGAACAAGATCCTGGCGTACAACGCGCTGCCGACCGGCTCGAGCCAGCAGCCCGACTTCGCCGTGGGCGCCTCGAGCATCAGCCAGAACACGCTGGAGACCAACTTCTTCATCACGAACCCGACCCCGGCGACCAACGGGACCAGCCTGCTCGTATCGTCGGACTTCGACCGCAAGCTCTACGTCTGGCGCACGATCCCGAGCGCGAGCGGCACGCACCCCGACGTGACCATCTCCGTGTCGAACCAGCCGCGCGACAACGCGATCTGGGGCAACACGTTCGTGATGGCGGGCGAGAGCACCGTGCACATCTGGACCAGCATCCCGCTCAACGGCGAGCCCGCCGACCGGACCCTCACGGGCGCCGGCTCGGTCTCGTTCAGCAACCTGCAGGGCGTGGCGCTCGATGACCGGTACTTCTACTTGTCGGACCAGAACGGAAGGATCTACGTCTGGGAGGGGCTCCCCACATCCAGCAGCGAGCCGAAGTACACGATCATGCTGCCCTCGGCGTTCGCCAGCCGCATCGCGAGCGATGGCGAGTACCTGGTTGCGAACGTCCGGAGCAACCACAACGCGGTGGTCTATCGCGTCTCGGAGCTGTCGAACACCGTGCAGCCGATCGGCACCGTGGGTGGTGTGGGCACGTTCAACCTGCCGGAGGACGCGCTCATCGTGCAGGGCCGGCTGTACGTGGCCGATACGGGCTTCAACCGGGTAAAGGTCTGGAACGACGTGCTGTCCGCGACCAGTGGCCAATCGCACGACTGGATTCTGGGCGAGGACAACGCGGCGGATACCAAGCCGGAGATCGGCCGCAACAAGCTGTTCTGGCCCGGCGCTCTCGGCTTCGACGGCCGCTATCTGTGGGTCGGCGAGTTCAAGTTCTCGGGCAGGTTGGTGAGGTTCAGCAGGCCCTGATTCGGGCTCGGGCTCGGGCTCGGGCTGGGCTCGGCCGGTCATCCTGAGTGCCGTACCTGTCATTGCCGTCTAACGTCCTCCCGGCAAGAACACCAGCACCTTGCTTAGCGGCCTCGCCCTGCATCATCTTGCGGCGTCCGGCACCCGCCAACCCGCGCCGAACTCTCCCCCGACTGCCCTCGACGGAGCGTATTCGCCCTCGGCCTGTACATCAGCCCAGGAGGACCAGAACGAGCCGCCTGCTACCGGTGTGCTGCCCTGGTGACCACTTCCAGAACGGCCCGGACGACCACGTCGGCGAGTTTGTAGAACTCGCCAATGGAGTGGCCCGGCGCGCCGTTTCGAGCCAGCGCCGGACCGCCAGCGTTGACGCGCTGCCGCCGGAAGAGCGGGCCGACGTCGCCGCCGAGCTGCTCGCAAGCCTGGACGAGACCGATGCAAGCGTTGGCGATGTGCAGGCGGAGTGGGCCGCCGAGATACCACGTGATCTACCTGCAAGCGCAAGGGACGATCCGGGTTCTCGCCATCGCGCACGACCGACGTAAACCGCGTTACCGCGTCCGTTACTGGAACAGCCGGCTCTAAGAGCTAGAGTCAGTCGCCGTCCCGCATGCCTCACCACGGCGGGCGACTGTTGCAGCCGGCTCATTCGGCCAGCCGGCTGGCGCTGCCCGCGGCTTCCATGGTAGTTTGCGCCAGTGAGGGCCGGTGCCCGCGGGGATGCCACGCTTGCGTACGCGGCAGGGGCGGGGCCACGACGCATTCGGCGGCCCCGGCACGCGGCGCGGGGCGGCGGTGTCGCGGCCAGTCTTGGCCGGTCGCAGCCACACCCCGGTACCAGGAAGGCGATGCCGAAGCGGAGACGTCCCAAGGGCAAGCGTCCCACTCCACCCGGCGGCAAGCATCCCTGGTGGCCCGGGGCCGGGGGCGCGGGCAAGGCGTCTGGGGTTCCCATCTCGGAGCTCATCCAGTTGGATGCCATCTGGGAGGGGGACGCCGTGCCGCTGGGCGACCTGGTGCCGGGGGTCCCGCCCGAGGTGGATGTGCGGGTACTGGTGTGGTGCGAGGTGGGGACGGAGCAACTCCTGGCTACCGGCATGGTCGGGCCGGACCAGCTTCCCGGCGCCTTCGTGGACCTGTTCTTCCAGGCAATGCGTGAGCCGATGCATGGCCCACCGCGCCGGCCCCGCACGCTCCGTCTCGTCGACCCGCTCCTCGCCGCGGCGGTCAAGGCGCGCACGGAGGGGCTGGAGCTCGACGTCGTCCAGGTTGACCAGCTTGAGACGGCCGGCCGGCAGGCGCGCGGGCTCGGCCTCTACCTGGCCGTGCGGCACCCGGCGCGCAGCTATGTTCAGGGCGGGCGCGTGGATCCCGGCGTGGTCGCACGGTTCTTCGAGGCAGCGGCCGCCTACTACCGTGCGGCGCCGTGGCGGGCCCTGGTCGAGCGGCAGGTGCTGCGGCTGGAGTTGGAGGATGGCGAAGAGCCCGTTTACGCCACGGTCATGGGCGCCTCCCAGGAGGTTTACGGGTTGGTGCTCTACCTCTCGGGCGGCCCCGCCGCGCTGTTCACGGAGGGCGCGCCGATCGACGTCCTGGGCCTCACCTTCGAGTCCGAGCGTGACGCGCCCCTGCGCATGCTGGAGGAGCGGCGGCTGCACCGCTGGCGCGTGGCCGGCCCCTCCGCGTTCCCGCTGGCGGTCCGCCGCACGGCCGAGCAGGAGGCCGGCGACGCCAATGCCGCCGAGCTCGAGCTCTTGACAGCCGCGCTCCGTGCCTGCGCCCGCTTCGCGAACCGGCACCGGCGCGCGCTGCGGCGCAGCCAGGCGGTGGCGGAGCGCGTGGAGCTGCCGGGCAACGTCGCCCACCCCGCGATGGACGTGTCCTACGACCCCGACCTGCTCTACCCGGCCGAACGGGCGCCGCAGCTCATGATGCCGGAGGTCCCGGCACCCGCGCAGAGGGGCAGCCGCCCGGCGCTGTACCAGGAACTGGCCGAGCTGGCCAGCCGGCTGCCCGAGTGCAAGTCCATCGTGCGGCGGCTGGGCTGGACATTCAACCGCGCCCCCGAGCCGCGCCATATGCGGGACATGCCTGACATGCACGAAGCGATCCTGCCGCGCTTCCTCGAGTGGGCGTTCTTCGTGGCGCGACCCGGTGAGCGGCCAACCCTGGCCGAGCGCGCGCTCGAGCACGTGCCGGGCGCGTCTGAGAAGCACCTCGAGGCGCTGCGCCGCTTCGCCCGAGCGCGCTACTCTATCTACGCCATCACCCGCGTCCGCCCCGACTACGGCTTCGAGCTGGAGGACCGGGTCACCCACGAGCGGATCCGATTGCGCGAGCCGGGGCTGACCCGCTTGCTCCGGGCCGGCTTCGACATCTTCGGCGCCCTCTTTCCCGTCGGGCCCGAGGAGTACGTGGTGGGCGACGGCGTGACGCCCTTCCCCGAGGCGTTCCCCATCCCCGAGGAGGGGCGCGTCGCCGCCCACATGATCGCCCCTCAGATCGAGCAACTGCTGTACGGGGCCAGTCCCGACTGGATCGACACGCTGGACGGCGAGGATGTGCGCTCCGCCTACGACCAGTTCCACGACGACATGGCCGGCGCCGGCAACGAGCTGCCCGAGTTCGAGGAGCTGGTGCAACGCATTGCCGACAGCTCGCAAGGCGATGTCACAGCGCCCTATCTCACGCCCGGCCGGTGGTGGAGTGTGGAGGAAGCGCTGATCTTCACGCGGCTCGTCGAGCAGATCTCGTTGGTCACGCCGCGGGCGGAACTCGAGGGCAGGGCGCCCGCGGATGTGCTGACGGCGGGCGGCGTCGGGCCCCAGACGCAGCAGCTTATCCGCGAACTCATCCGCGAGGTGGCCGAGCGCGTGGAGGATGAGAACCCCGGCTCTCCCGAGGAACGCCGGCTCCTCCAGACGCGGATCGCCCAGGAATTGCTCGAGACGCGGGACGAGGAGCTGCGCAAGTCTCTGGAAGCGCCCCGGTTGAGATCACACGACAAGGCGTAGTCCCTGCAAATCACGCCTGGAGTCATGCGCCAGGCGCGGCACGGGCACGGGCTCGGGCCGGGCACGGGGTGAGGGTACGGATAGGGGACGGACCGGGAGCGGGATCGGGAGCGGGAGCGGGCTACAGGCTCACCACGTACTGGAACCATTCGGCGACGGGGCGGCCGCCGCGGCGGGCGGGCTCGAACACCCATTCCGCGG
Encoded proteins:
- a CDS encoding type II toxin-antitoxin system VapC family toxin — translated: MIGERAQLVSTDYVIDESCTLAKARSGSVAAIRLLDLLDRTAALDLEWIGAERFDRAKALLRKYHDQAFSFTDCTSFAVMREPRMTEVITTDDHFRIMGFRPLPDRSRPRGQNASAGG
- a CDS encoding tetratricopeptide repeat protein, whose protein sequence is MSIPAAPESHRPRRNPWKALKDVDQRDVRLLGKQLGVSFAWGLGVSLLGAALFGNAIAAITGFAIGAVLGWYAVELPGRLFHKIYMPSGDTTPAPAEYSYAESLARRGLYDAAMAAYRRDSEENPEDPEPYLRIARLLRDKLGNYEEALTWFRRGRNETQIDPGREMLVGREIVEIYLTRLNQPGRAAPELARLAEKFRGTSTGEWARKELRKVKVRLREEL
- a CDS encoding DUF4160 domain-containing protein; this translates as MPKLSEFFGVAIYMYWGDHGTPHFHARYAGEKASIAIEDLSVLAGNLSPRALGLVVEWAALHQDELRLAWRRAMNNEPVGKIEPLT
- a CDS encoding DUF2442 domain-containing protein; its protein translation is MLYDIVEVEARADFKVWIRFEDGLEGVADLSDLAGRGVFKRWTDDPSEFSRVAVDPESGTIVWPGGLDVAPDGLYGDIARQAGRHAAGSKA
- a CDS encoding transposase zinc-binding domain-containing protein, producing the protein MPTTATRPLRTPRAHANPRPPVPTRPASEAGSGPVYRPRNPTATPLYPIVQHHLETFLARAAEADPLGDGVPFWVENDFRAYLRCGLLAHGFARARCDGCGIERLVALACYNSLSLGDPSAALGGGSRGRQDREPVRLRRRGRLLLAGAGAVAGPEQRAGAGADTRCRTPRYGTVRTVSSGPRYTSISEPTIRLVRVTAPSWMSSNVHT
- a CDS encoding Ig-like domain-containing protein, whose translation is MAGRSSTPRRSALVALFISTCLVSFATCSGGDDGTGPGGGSTRPAAVAKVSGDGQSGTVGAALASELVARVTNSAGAALSGVSLSWAVTAGGGSVAPSSSTTDASGQARTTWTLGTTAGANTATATVGSLTPAAFTATGAADAAASVRLNPDSLRFTAVGDTSRLSASAQDRFGNAVTGASFIWTSLDTTIATVDATGLVRARANGAGSVVATTAGKADTARVRVAQVATTVIITPDADTINAIGDTIVLAAAARDRTGNAIASAGISWSSLDTAVASVTSIGRVISRTAGTARIRAAADAAADTASILSRQIVASVSVSPSAPTIEIGDTTRLTATASDSNGVAKTNASISWSSSASTVASVSTTGLVTGVAAGSANIIATSEGKSDTAAVTVQSRAPSVAKFFASYAFVDAGQATTFGWSVSDPDGDAVSCTLDANGDGATDYTISNCISTVSQRHTFPSSGTFAARLTATDAHGRTSSSTLSITVGARTSFVTGQNADLMLSGIDFNNTGGSLLFNHTAGIATDGTRLYLADRNNNRVLVWTTLPTGNTAPNLVLGQPDFTSNNPGVGRNQMNWPVQVSTDGTRVVVADAYNDRLLIWNSPPTQNGQAADVVVSGDLRWPWGVWTNGTKLVATSTRDGRTYIWNSFPTADNAAASLTLTGDFGTPRTITSNGTALIIGDHNPRVSNQQGNFFWNTFPTTDNQAYSFFRNSPFDPNAAWMQGDITPAGKLILLGRHLHIWNSVPTSAATNPDLTVSYEFKTGDGSHAAHTNGKLFLSVANGNKILAYNALPTGSSQQPDFAVGASSISQNTLETNFFITNPTPATNGTSLLVSSDFDRKLYVWRTIPSASGTHPDVTISVSNQPRDNAIWGNTFVMAGESTVHIWTSIPLNGEPADRTLTGAGSVSFSNLQGVALDDRYFYLSDQNGRIYVWEGLPTSSSEPKYTIMLPSAFASRIASDGEYLVANVRSNHNAVVYRVSELSNTVQPIGTVGGVGTFNLPEDALIVQGRLYVADTGFNRVKVWNDVLSATSGQSHDWILGEDNAADTKPEIGRNKLFWPGALGFDGRYLWVGEFKFSGRLVRFSRP
- a CDS encoding addiction module protein: MCCPGDHFQNGPDDHVGEFVELANGVARRAVSSQRRTASVDALPPEERADVAAELLASLDETDASVGDVQAEWAAEIPRDLPASARDDPGSRHRARPT